The Fragaria vesca subsp. vesca linkage group LG2, FraVesHawaii_1.0, whole genome shotgun sequence genome includes a window with the following:
- the LOC101297203 gene encoding solute carrier family 35 member F5-like gives MKSESLKWVLGLVYIFAVAAIWIAASFVVQSVVDAGVSPFLVTYICNSLFVIYIPLVEAGRYLEDSFGGFWFWKSKESSSPLRELVESEQTTLLGGGGAVAKSDDASVHVEEGEIGGHGKVIDGEVKVVAYEPIRKSTNLFEINEVPDKQVDEKGRWTRTRVAKVSLLISPFWFFAQLTFNLSLKYTTVTSNTILSSSSSLFTFLVSLAFLGEKFTLVKLFSVLLCMGGTIVVSLGDSRTTLSSIASNPLLGDILALFSAAFYSVYITLIRKKLPDEDDEENGRASMAQFLGFLGLSNLLIFLPVALILHFSKLEPFYMLTWKQLGLIVGKGLLDNVLSDYLWAKAVLLTTTTVATAGLSIQVPLAAIVDSVTGHAPHFADYLGAVAVMVGFVGINIPSDAFKRSKGATLELENGNNRNSSSISEPGGSSGSPDSTAHS, from the exons ATGAAAAGTGAATCCTTGAAGTGGGTTTTAGGTTTGGTATACATATTTGCTGTTGCAGCTATTTGGATAGCTGCTAGTTTTGTAGTACAGTCGGTTGTGGATGCTGGTGTGTCCCCTTTTCTTGTTACCTACATATGCAATTCATTGTTTGTGATCTACATTCCCTTGGTTGAAGCCGGGCGGTATTTGGAGGATTCGTTTGGAGGGTTTTGGTTTTGGAAAAGTAAGGAGAGTAGTAGTCCTTTGCGAGAGTTGGTTGAGTCGGAGCAAACCACTCTTCTTGGAGGGGGTGGTGCTGTTGCGAAAAGTGATGATGCATCTGTGCATGTAGAAGAAGGAGAAATTGGTGGACATGGAAAGGTTATTGATGGAGAAGTAAAAGTTGTGGCGTATGAGCCTATTAGGAAATCAACAAATCTGTTTGAAATCAATGAAGTTCCTGATAAGCAGGTGGATGAAAAAGGCCGTTGGACACGGACTCGAGTGGCAAAAGTTAGCCTATTAATTTCCCCATTTTGGTTTTTTGCACAGCTCACTTTCAATTTGTCATTGAAGTATACTACAGTCACA TCAAATACCATCTTGAGCAGTTCATCCAGCCTGTTCACCTTTTTGGTCTCTCTAGCATTCTTAGGTGAAAAGTTCACTTTGGTGAAGCTGTTCAGTGTTCTTCTTTGCATGGGAGGAACCATAGTTGTGAGCCTCGGTGACTCACGAACTACTCTAAGTTCAATTGCTTCAAACCCTCTACTAGGAGACATACTTGCTCTTTTCTCAGCAGCTTTCTATTCTGTGTATATTACCCTCATTCGCAAGAAGTTACCTGATGAGGATGATGAGGAAAATGGTCGTGCTAGTATGGCTCAGTTTTTGGGATTTTTAGGGCTTTCCAACCTCTTGATATTTCTTCCAGTTGCCCTTATACTGCATTTCTCAAAGTTGGAACCCTTTTATATGCTGACCTGGAAGCAGCTTGGTCTCATTGTTGGTAAAG GTTTGCTGGATAACGTTCTGAGCGATTACTTATGGGCCAAGGCTGTTCTTCTAACAACGACCACAGTAGCAACAGCTGGTCTATCAATACAAGTCCCATTGGCGGCAATTGTGGACTCAGTGACTGGCCACGCTCCTCATTTTGCTGATTACTTAGGAGCTGTGGCCGTTATGGTTGGATTTGTTGGCATTAATATTCCTTCTGATGCTTTTAAGAGGTCAAAAGGAGCTACACTAGAATTAGAGAATGGAAATAATAGAAATAGTAGTTCAATTAGTGAACCTGGTGGTTCATCAGGCAGTCCAGATTCAACTGCCCATTCATAG
- the LOC101297497 gene encoding uncharacterized protein LOC101297497 has protein sequence MALRCYLGFLDGELMRSDCKPCSRLMRQTAGIFTVGGAFGFWILCRLHYGPRITVPRALRWGACGALSVSSSTALLVRLLSPECEPQNIETYDKGK, from the exons ATGGCATTGAGGTGCTACTTGGGGTTTTTAGATGGTGAGCTGATGAGGTCGGATTGTAAACCGTGTTCCAGATTGATGAGACAGACTGCCGGTATCTTTACAGTTGGAGGGGCATTTGGATTCTGGATTCTTTGTAGATTGCATTATG GTCCCAGAATTACAGTTCCTAGGGCACTTCGATGGGGAGCTTGTGGAGCTTTATCTGTGAGCTCATCCACTGCTTTGTTGGTTCGCTTGCTTAGTCCAGAATGTGAGCCCCAAAACATAGAAACTTATGATAAGGGAAAGTAG
- the LOC101309998 gene encoding serine/threonine-protein kinase At3g07070-like: MSCFSCFSSKTAAKRSNSGKREELLSLSDREPINNVAPAEVPKANPHSLPNEQTTNNRNANANASKDGGHNIAAQTFTFRELATATKNFRQQCLIGEGGFGRVYKGKLETTDQIVAVKQLDRNGLQGNREFLVEVLMLSLLHHDNLVNLIGYCADGDQRLLVYEFMRLGSLEDHLLDVPPGQKPLDWTKRMRIALGAAKGLEYLHDKANPPVIYRDLKSSNILLDSDFNAKLSDFGLAKLGPVGDKTHVSSRVMGTYGYCAPEYQRTGQLTVKSDVYSFGVVLLELITGRRAIDTTRPTREQNLVSWAEPVFKDPHKYPGLADPLLVGDYPVRALNQAVAVAAMCLHEEAPARPLMSDVVSALSFLGVDDEESIPSSPSQADDEGDDDDNHDNDDEDMSDVEYRNSKEEESVKERKRAVAEAIEWGSTSRTNAASSKLETASSLQK, from the exons ATGAGTTGTTTTTCGTGCTTTTCATCTAAAACTGCTGCCAAAAGATCAAATAGTGGGAAGAGAGAAGAATTGTTGTCTCTTTCCGACAGGGAACCGATTAATAATGTAGCACCTGCTG AAGTGCCTAAGGCCAATCCCCATTCCCTGCCTAATGAGCAAACCACAAACAATAGGAATGCTAATGCAAATGCCAGTAAAGATGGTGGTCATAATATTGCTGCACAAACTTTCACCTTCCGTGAACTGGCAACAGCAACAAAGAACTTCCGACAACAATGTCTGATCGGAGAGGGTGGATTTGGAAGAGTTTATAAGGGGAAGCTTGAAACAACAGACCAG ATTGTAGCTGTGAAGCAACTTGATAGGAATGGCTTGCAAGGAAATAGAGAGTTCCTTGTTGAGGTGTTGATGTTGAGTCTCTTACACCATGACAATTTAGTGAATCTTATCGGATATTGCGCTGATGGTGATCAGAGACTTCTGGTGTATGAGTTCATGCGTTTGGGATCTTTGGAAGATCATTTATTAG ACGTCCCACCAGGGCAAAAGCCATTAGATTGGACCAAGAGAATGAGGATAGCTCTAGGAGCTGCCAAGGGTCTAGAATACTTGCATGATAAGGCAAATCCTCCAGTTATTTACCGAGATTTAAAATCTTCAAACATCTTATTAGACTCCGATTTCAATGCAAAACTCTCTGATTTCGGGCTAGCTAAGCTTGGACCGGTTGGAGACAAGACACATGTATCTTCAAGAGTAATGGGAACATACGGGTATTGTGCCCCTGAGTACCAAAGAACAGGCCAACTGACTGTTAAGTCGGATGTGTACAGTTTTGGAGTTGTGTTGTTAGAACTGATCACCGGAAGGAGAGCAATCGACACAACAAGGCCAACAAGGGAGCAAAATCTTGTGTCTTGG GCAGAGCCAGTGTTCAAGGATCCTCATAAGTATCCGGGACTAGCTGATCCACTTCTTGTAGGAGACTATCCAGTAAGAGCATTGAATCAAGCAGTTGCAGTTGCAGCAATGTGTCTTCATGAGGAAGCGCCAGCGCGTCCCTTAATGAGTGATGTGGTCAGTGCTCTCAGTTTCCTTGGGGTTGATGATGAAGAAAGTATTCCCTCCTCACCCTCACAAGCCGATGATGAAGGTGATGATGATGATAATCATGATAATGATGATGAAGACATGTCTGACGTAGAATACAGGAATTCAAAGGAAGAAGAAAGTGTAAAGGAACGCAAACGCGCTGTAGCAGAAGCCATAGAATGGGGTTCAACTTCAAGGACCAATGCAGCCTCCTCAAAGTTGGAAACTGCTTCTTCATTGCAAAAGTGA
- the LOC101310290 gene encoding uncharacterized protein LOC101310290, translating into MSLRVPPEIATSRSVPATRESIGGLERVRLDFGETCAICLECYVVLMEDFIELAIGSVTSLSRWFSTTSEVNSTKELDLLSFIKSSLDEPEGPCHCWLNRSKGNRDFLGRDGTFLVLAGRCETILTTCESVMMLEKLKSLQQRYPQLHVMAFLSGSSVSLTADRSHLTQYVMKEYVTFPVILSNRTFPEMDNGACYILFKDFESPVFYHEKDIDLTILNKAVEEFNVQDDGRARSRDNLKSTWAKQFEIIKEPYVHALRNLLFNFPGCVSADEIGNRLFLSDSSHHRIIVFDGNGKILDCIGSSPGFEDGNFESAKMVCPASSIYDATEDCLYFVDSENHAIRKADLGKRVLETLYPNYDASKKSNSIWTRIMIKLGLRSNDKRSEEFDVQSLVFPWYLMKSSEGSFSIINRSFGTLWILNLASGDIEQVVKGFPKIVDVCGQQIMEKVSLLKQMPHDWLQQQTNTVCSPKSLPYAGLISSLTTFQNHVILCDMVGQQILKLSEESGVCSTFQFSNFGLLGLPYWLASSLERVYAVYIDHQECFSLLPGRIGIQLNVEIPVDTEFVEQLQEGCIWRQARGAATEVLGAEDAGGSSEKVGAAQQWYDELDNLAFSLSAPESELNVVDDCTTSDIGFQDAKVHIDCAVNTSPGTSEVIVYAALYLKLRKQELLEDNQEKYAARIADILNSERSGKMGRDSFIQFLLKSNRDLRDLIFMKPLHVRVKLDCLDHPKAANGKDIILTDSNIEVNVSLSS; encoded by the exons ATGAGTCTTCGTGTTCCTCCGGAGATAGCAACCAGCAGATCTGTTCCTGCGACAAGGGAGTCCATTGGAGGCTTGGAAAGAGTGAGGCTTGATTTCGGGGAAACTTGTGCCATTTGTTTGGAGTG TTATGTTGTGCTGATGGAAGATTTCATAGAGCTTGCCATTGGTTCTGTCACGTCTTTATCTCGATG GTTCTCAACCACTTCAGAAGTCAACTCTACCAAGGAGCTTGATCTTTTGTCCTTCATTAAATCGTCACTGGATGAGCCTGAAG GCCCATGTCATTGTTGGTTGAATAGGTCCAAAGGTAACAGAGATTTCCTAGGAAGAGATGGAACTTTCTTGGTTCTTGCTGGGCGGTGTGAAACTATACTAACAACTTGCGAATCTGTTATGATGTTAGAAAAATTGAAGTCACTTCAACAGAG GTATCCTCAGCTCCATGTCATGGCTTTTCTGTCAGGCAGTTCAGTTAGTTTAACTGCTGATCGAAGCCACCTAACCCAATATGTAATGAAGGAATATGTCACGTTTCCTGTCATATTGTCCAACAGGACCTTCCCTGAG ATGGACAATGGGGCCTGCTACATTTTGTTCAAAGATTTTGAAAGTCCAGTGTTTTACCATGAGAAGGACATTGATCTCACAATTCTGAACAAAG CTGTTGAGGAATTTAATGTGCAAGATGATGGGAGAGCCAGGTCCAGAGATAACTTGAAAAGCACTTGGGCAAAGCAATTTGAGATTATCAAGGAGCCATATGTCCATGCTTTGAGGAACTTACTGTTTAACTTCCCAG GTTGTGTCTCTGCGGATGAAATTGGAAACCGTCTCTTCCTTTCTGACAGCAGCCACCATCGAATTATTGTATTTGATGGAAACGGAAAGATTCTGGACTGT ATTGGTTCCTCACCTGGTTTTGAAGATGGAAACTTTGAATCTGCCAAGATGGTTTGCCCTGCATCTTCTATTTATGATGCTACTGAGGATTGCCTATATTTTGTTGATTCAGAG AATCATGCCATCAGGAAAGCTGATTTGGGGAAGCGAGTACTAGAAACTCTCTATCCAAACTATGACGCCAGTAAGAAAAGTAACTCAATTTGGACCAGGATCATGATCAAGCTGGGTTTGAGAAGCAATGATAAGCGATCTGAAGAATTTGATGTACAATCACTAGTGTTTCCCTGGTACCTGATGAAATCCAGTGAAGGCAGCTTTTCCATTATAAACCGAAG CTTTGGAACATTATGGATCCTAAATTTGGCTTCAGGAGATATTGAACAAGTTGTCAAAG GGTTCCCAAAGATTGTGGATGTATGTGGGCAGCAGATCATGGAGAAAGTATCCCTGTTGAAACAGATGCCACATGATTGGTTGCAACAGCAGACTAATACTGTATGTTCACCAAAGAGTCTCCCATATGCTGGTCTTATATCTTCATTGACCACCTTCCAGAATCACGTTATCCTTTGTGACATGG TTGGACAGCAGATTTTGAAACTAAGTGAAGAATCTGGAGTATGTTCGACGTTCCAGTTTTCAAACTTTGGGCTCCTTGGATTGCCGTATTGGCTGGCTTCCTCCTTGGAGAGAGTTTATGCAGTGTAT ATTGATCATCAGGAATGTTTCAGTTTGTTACCAG GTAGAATTGGTATACAATTAAATGTTGAAATCCCTGTGGATACCGAGTTTGTAGAACAGTTGCAAGAGGGTTGTATATGGCGCCAGGCTAGGGGTGCTGCCACTGAAGTGTTAGGAGCAGAGGATGCAGGAGGATCGTCAGAGAAG GTTGGGGCTGCCCAACAATGGTATGATGAATTGGATAATCTTGCCTTTTCACTTTCAGCACCTGAATCAGAGCTGAATGTGGTAGATGATTGTACAACTTCGGATATAGGATTTCAAGATGCGAAAGTTCACATTGATTGTGCTGTCAATACAAGTCCTGGTACAAGTGAG GTCATTGTTTATGCAGCGTTGTATTTAAAACTTAGAAAGCAAGAATTATTAGAGGATAACCAGGAGAAATATGCGGCAAGGATAGCAGATATTCTGAACTCGGAGAGAAGTGGAAAGATGGGAAGAGATTCGTTCATCCAATTCTTGTTGAAATCAAATAGAGATTTGAGAGACCTCATCTTCATGAAACCTCTCCATGTGAGGGTGAAATTGGATTGCCTTGATCACCCAAAGGCAGCTAATGGAAAAGACATTATCCTAACAGACTCCAATATTGAGGTTAATGTATCACTTAGCTCGTAA